A window of the Planctomycetota bacterium genome harbors these coding sequences:
- a CDS encoding septum formation initiator family protein, whose protein sequence is MTLGPRVWKERSAGAWGRLRGPLWGIAVGLLMAGLAFQALGARQETSRLRRERAELARRIEALRRANQALRDEVRALENDPVYVESVLRGWKQVAQGERLID, encoded by the coding sequence ATGACGCTGGGGCCAAGGGTTTGGAAAGAGAGGTCGGCGGGGGCGTGGGGACGCCTCCGGGGGCCTCTGTGGGGGATCGCGGTCGGGCTCCTGATGGCGGGGCTTGCGTTTCAGGCTCTGGGGGCGCGCCAGGAGACGTCCCGTCTGAGGCGCGAACGCGCGGAGCTGGCCCGCCGGATCGAAGCCCTGCGCCGGGCCAACCAGGCGCTTCGGGACGAGGTGCGCGCGCTCGAGAACGATCCGGTGTACGTCGAGTCGGTGCTTCGCGGCTGGAAGCAGGTGGCTCAGGGGGAGCGGTTGATCGACTGA
- a CDS encoding FliM/FliN family flagellar motor switch protein, with the protein MPESDKILSQHEVDALLSAIDSGAGELPSEATAVPYDFRRPVRLSGEQIRALEALHELYARSLQAALAALLRTPVEVKVAGVHQVILRDFVQSLPRPTVFSVVSWSGEERAFLFEVNPSVAWPMIERLLGSARVGAVPPDRPLSVLEWNVMEAVLGRALDLLKEAWAPTGPGEFRVLRRESDPALAALPNADEPAVGVVLEVVIGDRRGCVDVGYPFVAIQSRLERLVGAPKGGSPSRAASPEGPAEGLAGAGLRIEVSLPAASIRLRDLRDLRPGDLLATRHPQGGAVVVSVEGRPKFQGRLGRLRDRRAVRIEAGPEAGGAEGAASEP; encoded by the coding sequence GTGCCCGAGTCCGACAAGATCCTGTCCCAGCACGAGGTCGATGCGCTGTTGAGCGCCATCGACAGCGGTGCGGGGGAGCTTCCTTCCGAGGCGACCGCGGTTCCCTACGATTTCCGCCGTCCGGTGCGCCTGTCCGGGGAGCAGATCCGGGCCCTGGAAGCGCTGCACGAGCTCTACGCGCGAAGCCTTCAGGCGGCGCTGGCCGCCCTCCTTCGAACGCCGGTCGAGGTCAAGGTGGCCGGGGTTCACCAGGTGATTCTGCGCGATTTCGTCCAGTCCCTGCCGCGTCCCACGGTCTTTTCGGTCGTCTCCTGGAGCGGGGAGGAAAGGGCGTTTCTTTTCGAGGTCAATCCGTCGGTGGCCTGGCCGATGATCGAGCGGCTTCTGGGGTCCGCGCGGGTGGGGGCGGTTCCGCCGGACCGGCCGCTGTCGGTTCTGGAATGGAACGTGATGGAGGCGGTGCTGGGACGGGCGCTGGATCTCCTGAAGGAAGCCTGGGCGCCGACCGGGCCGGGCGAGTTCCGGGTGCTGCGGCGCGAGAGCGACCCGGCGCTGGCGGCGTTGCCGAACGCGGACGAACCGGCGGTCGGGGTGGTTCTCGAGGTGGTGATCGGGGATCGGCGGGGCTGCGTGGACGTGGGTTACCCCTTCGTGGCGATCCAGAGCCGGCTCGAGCGCCTGGTCGGGGCGCCCAAGGGGGGATCGCCGTCGCGCGCGGCGTCGCCGGAAGGGCCGGCCGAAGGCCTGGCGGGGGCGGGGCTTCGGATCGAGGTGTCTCTTCCGGCCGCTTCGATCCGCCTGCGCGACCTGCGGGATCTTCGTCCCGGGGACCTCCTGGCGACGCGCCATCCGCAGGGAGGAGCGGTCGTCGTTTCGGTGGAGGGACGTCCGAAGTTCCAGGGACGCCTGGGGCGGCTTCGGGACCGGCGGGCGGTGCGGATTGAGGCCGGGCCCGAGGCGGGCGGCGCGGAGGGCGCCGCTTCCGAGCC